One segment of Carya illinoinensis cultivar Pawnee chromosome 13, C.illinoinensisPawnee_v1, whole genome shotgun sequence DNA contains the following:
- the LOC122290721 gene encoding NAC domain-containing protein 90-like: METPYPGFRFYPTEEELVSFYLRNKLEGKGPDVHRVIPVIDICDVEPWHLPKLAGELCQADTEQWFFFTPRQEREARGGRPSRTTDSGYWKATGSPGYVYSSENRVIGVKKTMVFYKGKAPTGRKTKWKMNEYRAIEEEINPDSRAIPKLRHEFTLCRVYVISGSFRAFDRRPEVSTIKTQHVSGGVGAGTGAASTSQKATMEERTSSSETSYSGGDLPDLPEVAGSINWDINDGLESLLEWDQIDWL; the protein is encoded by the exons ATGGAGACGCCTTATCCAGGTTTTAGATTCTACCCAACTGAAGAAGAGCTGGTTTCCTTCTACCTTCGCAACAAGCTTGAAGGGAAGGGACCAGATGTGCACCGGGTTATTCCGGTCATCGACATTTGCGACGTGGAACCTTGGCACCTTCCAA AGCTTGCAGGTGAGCTGTGTCAAGCAGATACAGAGCAATGGTTTTTCTTCACGCCAAGACAGGAGAGGGAAGCTAGGGGAGGAAGACCCAGCAGAACTACAGATTCTGGGTACTGGAAGGCAACAGGCTCTCCTGGCTACGTGTATTCATCGGAAAACAGGGTGATTGGTGTGAAGAAAACCATGGTTTTCTATAAGGGGAAGGCTCCTACAGGAAGGAAAACCAAGTGGAAGATGAATGAATACAGAGCCATTGAAGAAGAGATCAACCCAGATAGCAGAGCCATTCCCAAG TTGAGGCACGAATTCACTTTGTGCCGAGTGTATGTGATCTCGGGAAGCTTCCGTGCATTTGATCGGCGCCCGGAAGTGTCAACAATAAAGACACAGCATGTCAGTGGTGGGGTTGGGGCTGGCACTGGGGCTGCAAGTACATCTCAGAAAGCCACAATGGAGGAAAGAACAAGTTCATCTGAAACTTCTTATTCAGGAGGAGACCTTCCTGATCTCCCAGAGGTTGCAGGAAGTATTAACTGGGATATAAATGATGGTTTAGAATCTCTATTGGAATGGGACCAAATAGATTGGCTCTGA